The genomic region CGACATCAGTGCGATTCCGGCCCTGATGGCCACCGGGCCGGCGAACGAGCCGGGCAACGACACCGCTGGCCGGTCGGTGAGGGGAGCTGCGTAGAGCAGGAGGTACTGCAAGAAGGCGAGGACGTGCATGTCCGGGCTCCTCGGAGACTTCCGGATCACCGGATGGCCATGCCCTTGGTGTGCCCTTGTTCAGCCACACACAGCCCAACCCGGTTCCCCGGTCGACAGGTCGACAAGGGCGGGCAGGCCTATCGGCGCAGCACGCACAAAGCGTTCGAGGGAGCTGTTCCGAACAAGGTCATGACGATGAGCACGATCGTGTTGGCGCTCGCAGTGATGGCACCCGACAACGCGACCAGCAGCACATTGGCTGGAATCCGCGGCTGTCGCTTCACGCGGCGAGACTAACGGCAACGGCGCTGGCCCCACCAGCCCATGTGGCCCGACTGGACGAGGCTGTGGTGGGTTGCCCAGGCGGCGATCGCGGCGACGACCTCCAGCGTGCCGACCAGCACGACGTACCGGTTACTGGTTCGGCGCCACGTGACCACCGATCCGCAAGGTCAGGTCCTCGGCCGCCTTGCGCACCTCCTTGGCCAGGTCCGGCCACGTCTGCCCGCACGGCGTGTCGCACAGGTGGCGGAACGTCAGCGTGATCGCCGCGATCGGCCGCTCGCCGTGGTCGAACACCGGTGCCGCCACCGAGGCGAACCCGGCGGTCACGTACCCGTCCTCGACCGCCCAGCCCTGCCGCCGTTCGACCGTCAGCAACCGGCGCAGCGCCGGCAGGTTGTGCGGGCCCCGGCCGGTGCGGTCGACGAACGCCGCCACCGACGGGAACACCGCCCTGACCTGCGCCGGCGGCAGGTGGGCCAGCATCGCGCGGCCGGAGGCGGTCAGGTGTGCGGGCAGGCGGACGCCCACGTCGGAGACGATCGACTGCGGCTGCCGCGGTTGTTCGCGGACCAGGTACAGGGCCTCCGAGCCGTGCAGGACACCCAGATGGGCGACCTTCTCCATCCGGTCGGCGAGCTTGCGCAGCAACGGCCGGGCCAGCCGTTCGAGCGGGTCGTGCCGCAGGTAGGCGGAGCCGAGCTCGAAGGAGGCGACGCCCAGGCCGTAGCGCTTCTCCTCGGGGAAGTGCGTCGCGAAGCCGGCCTCGGTCAGCTCCGAGAGCAGGTGGTAGGTCGTTGACCTGGGCAGGTTCAGCTCGCGCGCCACCGATGCCGCGGACACGGGGCCGGGCCGACCGGCGAGCAGGCGCAGGACGGCGAGCCCTCGCCGCAGGGCGGGAACGTCACTGCTGGTGCCCACAACGGTGATTTTCCCACGTGATCCAGCCCACGCCGTTCCGCCATCAGTGCACACTCAACAGAACGGGCCGCTGGTGCGTTGAACGAGCGTGACGGTTTTGAAGGGGGTCGGGATTGACACCGAGTTTCGATGACTTCGTGGCAGAACAGGTGACCCCGTTGCTGCGCTACGCCACCGTGCTCACGTGCGACCCGCACCTGGCCCAGGACGTGGTCCAGGAAGTGCTGCTGCGCGCGCAGCAGAAGTGGGACCGCATCGGTTCAGTCGACCTCCCTCACGCCTACGTCAAGCGCATGGTGACCAACGAGTACCTCTCGTGGCGCAGACGCAGGGCCGCCAAGGACGTCGCCCTCTGCACGACCACCCTGGAGTCCGTCACACCGCCCGTCGGGGACACCACGCACCACTACGACGAGCGCGAAGCCATGTTGCAGCGGATCGCCAAGCTGCCCCGCAAACAGCGGGCGGCCGTGGTACTCCGCTACTACGAGAACTACGAGGACTCGGAGATCGCACAGATGCTCGGTTGTGCCGAGGGAACCGTGCGCAGCCACATCTCGCGTGCGCTGGCCACACTCCGCCTGGAACACACGCCGCAACCCGCTGGTGTCGGGTCGCGGCTCGGGGAGGGCCTGTCGTGAACGACACCGAACAGCTGATCAAGGAGGCGCTCGGCAAGCTCGCCGAACGCACCCCCCACCCAGGGCCGACGTTGAACGCCGTGCGCCGCAAGCGCAAAAGGCACCGCAACGTCTTCCTCATCGCCACCGCCGGAGTCGCCGCGGCCGCCGTCCTGATCTTCACGGGACTCGTCGCGAGCGACCGGTACACCCCGCCGAGCAGCACCGACGCGGCCGCCGTGCTCGGTGGTGACCAGACCACGTCGAGGCTTCCGCTCAAGTACGCGCCGCACTGGCTGCCGGCCGGCTACGCCGAGGTCTACCGGGGTCTGCTCGACAGCGAGCGGGCGTACGTCCCGGCCGGGGCGCAGGGCTACCCGTTCACCGACGGCGGCCCGCTGACCAGGATCCTCAAGTCGAAGGGCAAGCCGGACACCGCGGGCTGGGACGAGGTGACCGTCCGCGGGCTCAGGGCGTGGGTGCACACCTTCCAGGGCCAGTCGCCCGGTCCCACCGCCGAGGTGGTCTGGGAGGCGCAGGACTGGCTGAGCGTCCTCGTTCGCGGCACCGCGGACGTGCGGCAGGACGCGCTGCGGGTGGCCGAGTCGGTGCGCGCGGACGCCAAGATCGTGCAGGAACCGTTGTTCACGCTCGACGGTCACGAGGCGAACCAGGTGTGGGGCAGCTCGCCAGGCGACTGGGGGGCGCACCTGTTCCACGACGACGTCTCGGTGCAGGTCGGGACCCGCACGCCGGGTGTGACCGGGTCGCCGATCACGGTGCGCGGCAAGCAGGGCGTGACCGAGGAGGGGCGGGTCGCCGTGCTGGACGGGTCCGTGTGGGTGACCGTCATCGGTGCCGTGCCGCAGGAGAAGCTCGTCGACCTGGCGAACAAGGTCCAGCTCGCGCCCTCTCCTGACACGAGCTGGATCGGCCGCGGGTTGTAGCCGTCTGGAGTCCCAGACACCATCGGGCGCTCCGGGGTCGCTGAGCCGGCCCCGGAGCGCTGTGATGTCTGCATGACACAACCGGTGGAGCTGGGTCCGAAGCCGCTGACCCTCGACGACGTCCACGCCGTCGCCCGCGACGGTGCCCCGGTGACGATCACCGAGGCGGCCCGCGAGGCGGTCACCACCGCCCGCGGTCACATCGAGCAGCTCGCCACGGCCGAACGCCCCACCTACGGCGTCTCGACCGGGTTCGGCGCGCTCGCCGTCCGGCACATCCCGCCGGACCGCCGCGCCCAGCTGCAGCGCTCGCTGATCCGCTCGCACGCCGCCGGGTCCGGCCCCGAGGTCGAGCGCGAGGTCGTGCGGGCGTTGATGCTGCTGCGGCTGCGGACCCTCGCCACCGGCCACACCGGCGTCCGGCTGTCCACCGTGGACGCGATGGCCGGGATGCTGAACGCCGGCATCACCCCGGTGGTGCACGAGTTCGGCTCACTGGGCTGCTCGGGTGACCTCGCGCCGCTGAGCGCGAGCGCGTTGGCGCTGATGGGCGAGGGCATGGTCCGCAACGCCGCCGGAGAGCTCGTCCCCGCGGCCGAGGCGCTGCGGGCCGCCGGCATCGAACCCGTGCAGCTGGCCGAGAAGGAAGGCCTCGCGCTGATCAACGGCACCGACGGCATGCTCGGCATGCTGTCGCTCGCGATCGCCGACTTCAGCCGGTTGCTCGACGTCGCCGACCTCACCGCCGCGATGAGCGTGGAGGCGCTGCTCGGCACCGACCGCGTCTTCGAACCGGAGCTGCACGCGCTGCGCCCGCATCCCGGCCAGAACGTCAGCGCCGCCCGGATGCTCGCCTTCCTGCGCGACTCCGAGATCGTCGCCTCGCACCGCGGCCCCGACTGCACCCGCGTGCAGGACGCGTACTCGCTGCGCTGCTCGCCGCAGGTGCACGGCGCGGCCCGCGACACCGTGGCGTACGCGGCGACGGTGGCCGACCGCGAGCTGTCGTCGGTGATCGACAACCCGGTGGTGCTGGCCGACGGCAGGGTCGAGTCCAACGGCAACTTCCACGGCGCGCCCGTCGCGTACGTGCTGGACTTCCTGGCCATCCCGCTCGCGGACGTGGCCTCGATCGCCGAGCGCCGCACCGACCGGATGCTCGACGTCTCGCGGTCGCACGGCCTGCCGCCGTTCCTCGCCGACGACCCCGGTGTCGACTCCGGCCACATGATCGCCCAGTACACCCAGGCGGCGATCGTCTCCGAGCTCAAGCGCCTGGCCGTGCCCGCCTCCGTCGACTCGATCCCGTCCTCGGCGATGCAGGAGGACCACGTGTCGATGGGCTGGTCCGCCGCCCGCAAGCTGCGCAAGGCCGTCGACGGGCTCACCACCGTGCTGGCCGTCGAGCTGCTCACCGCCGCGCGGGCGCTCGACCTGCGCGCGCCCCTCAAGCCCGCCCCGCGACGGCCGCGGCCGTGGCGAAGCTGCGCGAGACGGTGCAGGGGCCCGGCCCCGACCGCCACCTCGCGCCCGAGATCGCCGCCGCCGAGGCCCTCATCCGAAGTGGAGCACTGTCATGACCACCGTTCGTGCCGATCGAGGAACCGAGCTGACCGCCAAGCAGTGGTCGACCGAGGCCGCGCTGCGGATGTTCCACAACAACCTCGACCCCGACGTGGCCGAGCGCCCCGAGGACCTGGTCGTCTACGGCGGCACCGGCAAGGCCGCGCGCGACTGGCCGTCGTTCGAGGCGATCTCCCGTGAGCTGAAGAACCTCGAGGCCGACGAGACGCTGCTGGTGCAGTCCGGCCGTCCGGTCGGTGTCATGCGCACGCACGAGTGGGCGCCGCGGGTGCTGATCGCGAACTCGAACCTGGTGCCGGACTGGGCGAACTGGCCCGAGTTCCGCCGGCTGGAGGCCGAGGGCCTCACGATGTACGGGCAGATGACCGCCGGGTCGTGGATCTACATCGGCACCCAGGGCATCCTGCAGGGCACCTTCGAGACGTTCGCCGCGGTCGCGACCAAGCGCTTCAACGGCACCCTTCGCGGAACCCTCACGGTCACCGCGGGCCTCGGCGGCATGGGGGGCGCGCAACCGCTCGCCGTGACGATGAACGAGGGCGTCGCGCTGTGCATCGAGGTCGACCCGCACCGCGCCCAGCGGCGGCTGGAGACCCGCTACCTCGACGAGATCGCGGACGACCTGGACTCCGCGGTCGAACGCGTGCTGGCCGCGAAGGCCGCCGGTGAGGCCGTCTCCGTCGGTGTCGTGGGCAACGCGGCGGAGATCCTGCCGGAGCTGCTGCGCCGTGAGGTCCCCGTCGACATCGTCACCGACCAGACCTCGGCGCACGACCCGCTGGCGTACCTGCCGGTCGGCGTTCCGCTGGACGAGTGGCAGGACTACGCGGCCGCGAAGCCGGACGAGTTCACCGACCGTGCCCGCGAGTCGATGGCCGACCACGTCGAGGCGATGGTCGGGTTCATGGACCGCGGCGCCGAGGTGTTCGACTACGGCAACTCGATCCGCGGCGAGGCCCAGCTCGGCGGCTACGACCGGGCGTTCGCGTTCCCCGGCTTCGTGCCCGCCTACATCCGGCCGCTGTTCTGCGAGGGCAAGGGCCCGTTCCGCTGGGCGGCGCTGTCCGGCGACCCGGCCGACATCGCCAAGACCGACAAGGCGATCCTGGAGCTCTTCCCGGAGAACGAGCAGCTGGCCCGCTGGATCAAGATGGCGGGGGAGCGCGTCGAGTTCCAGGGCCTGCCCGCCCGCATCTGCTGGCTGGGCTACGGCGAACGGCACCTCGCGGGCCTGAAGTTCAACGAGATGGTCGCGAACGGCGAGCTGTCCGCGCCGATCGTGATCGGCCGCGACCACCTCGACTGCGGCTCGGTGGCCTCGCCGTACCGGGAGACCGAGTCGATGGCCGACGGCTCCGACGCGATCGCCGACTGGCCGCTGCTGAACGCGCTGGTCAACACGGCCTCGGGTGCGACCTGGGTGTCGATCCACCACGGTGGTGGCGTGGGCATCGGCCGGTCGATCCACGCCGGCCAGGTGACCGTGGCGGACGGCACCGAGCTGGCCGCGCAGAAGATCGAACGCGTGCTGACCAACGACCCCGGCATGGGTGTGATCCGGCACGTGGACGCGGGGTACGACGAGGCGAAGACGGTGGCCGCGGACAAGGGCGTCCCCATCCCAATGCTGCACAGGCCGATGGAGGGCTGAAAATTGTCAGACCTCGCTGGGACAATTGAATCAGGGGACCTCTCTGGAGGGGACCCCTGCGTGAGCGTGGGGGCCTGATGCTGGAGCAGATCAGCGACGTCGGCCGTGACGCCAAGCGCGGCGGCTACTCGCGCCACGGCTACGACAAGCCAGAGCTGGAGCTGCGGCACTGGTTCGTGGAGCAGGCGGTCCGGCGCGGTCTCACCGTGGAGACCGACCGGAACGGCAACCTCTGGGCGTGGTGGGGCGAGCGCGGCGACGACGCGCTCGTCACCGGCAGCCACCTGGACTCCGTTCCCGGTGGCGGTGCCTTCGACGGTCCGCTGGGCGTGACGTCGGCGCTGGAGGCCGTGGACCTGCTGCGGGCCAAGGGCTTCGAGCCCGCTCGGCCGTTCGCGATCACGGTCTTCGCCGAGGAGGAGGGTGGCCGGTTCGGCGTCGCGTGCCTGGGCTCGCGGCTGCTGACCGGTGCCATCGCGCCGGAGAAGGCGTTGGCGCTCAAGGACCCGGACGGCGTCACCCTGGCGGAGGCGATGAAGGCGGCCGGCTACGACCCGGCTCTGGTGGGCCGCGACGACCGGGCGTTGGAGCGCATCGGCCAGTTCGTGGAGCTGCACGTCGAGCAGGGCCGTGGCCTCACCGTGCCCGTCGGCGTCGCTTCGAGCATCCTCGCCCACGGCCGGTGGCGGTTCACGTTCGCGGGCGAGGGCAACCACGCCGGTGCCACGCTGGTCGAGGACCGGCGCGACCCGATGCTGCCGGCCGCGCAGCTGGTGCTGGCGGCGCGGAGAGCGGCTCGCGGTGGAGGACGGGCGACCGTGGGGAGGCTCGTCCCCAACCCCGGTGGCACCAACGTCATCGCGTCCACTGTGGACGTGTGGCTGGACGCCCGCGACTCCGACGACGAACGCACTCGTGCGATGGTCGCCGAGATCGCGGAGGCGGCTCGGCAGGCCGCCGAGGAGGAGGGCTGCGAGCTGAGGATGACCGAGGAGTCCTACGGCGACACGGTGTACTTCGACTCCGGGCTGCGGGACGACATCGCGGGCGCGCTCGGCGGCGTGCCGGCGCTGCCCACGGGTGCGGGCCACGACGCGGGCATCCTCGCCGCGCACGTGCCGACGGCGATGCTGTTCGTGCGCAACCCGACGGGCGTGAGCCACGCGCCGGAGGAGTTCGCCGAGCAGGCCGACGTCGACGAGGGCGTCAAGGCCCTGGCCGCCACGATCGAACACCTCGGCTCATGAACTTCTGGTGCGAGCGGGCCTGGCTGCCCGACGGGCTCGCCGAACGCGTGCTGATCAGGACCGAGGCGGGGCGGATCACGACCGTGTCCACGGTGGACACCATTCCGCTGGGGGTGCGGCGGCTGCACGGCGTCGTCGTGCCCGGCTTCGCGAACGCCCACTCGCACGCGTTCCACCGGGCGTTGCGCGGCCGCACGCACGACGGCGGCGGCACGTTCTGGACATGGCGTGAAGGCATGTACGCGCTGGCGTCGAAGCTGACCCCGCAGTCGTACCACCGGCTGGCCCGCGCGGTCTACGGCGAGATGGCGCTGGCCGGGGTCACCGCGGTCGGCGAGTTCCACTACGTCCACGACCGCTCCAACGAGTTCGGCCACGCATTGCGAGAAGCGGCCGCGGACGCGGGCATCCGGCTGACCCTGCTCGACACCTGCTACCTCGCGGGTGGCATCGACCAGCCGGTGAACGAGGTGCAGCAGCGGTTCTCCGACGGCACGGCCGAGGCGTGGGCGGCCCGCGTGGCCGAGCTGAAGTCCGACGACGTGATGCGGGTCGGTGCAGCGATCCACTCGGTCCGCGCGGTGCCGCGGGCCGAGCTCGCCACGGTGGCGCAGGCGTTCCCGGACGCGCCGCTGCACGTGCACCTCTCCGAGCAGCCCGCCGAGAACCAGGCGTGCCTCGACGCCTACGGCCTGACGCCGACCGCGTTGCTGGCCGAAGCGGGAGCGCTGGGCCCGCGCACCACCGCCGTGCACGCCACCCACCTCACGGCGGAGGACATCGCCCTGCTCGGCGGGTCCGGGACGGGAGCGTGCTTCTGCCCGACCACCGAGGCCGACCTGGCCGACGGCATCGGCCCGCCGCGAGCTCGCCGACGCGGGCAGCCCGCTGTCGCTGGGCAGCGACCAGCACGCGGTGGTCGACCCGCTGCTGGAGGCCCGCGCGCTGGAGCACGGCGAACGCCTGCGCACCGGGCAACGTGGCCGGTTCTCACCCGCCGAGCTGCGTGACGCCGCCACCCGGCACTCCGCGCTCGGCTGGGACGGCGGCCGCATCGAAGTCGGTGCTCCGTGCGACCTGGTTGCCATCGACTGCTCGTCGCCGCGCACCGCGGGATCGTTGCCGGAGCAGGTCTTCCTGTCCGCGACGGCGTCCGACGTGGCCACCGTGGTGGTCGGCGGCAAGGTGGTCGCGAGCGGCGGCGGGCACGAGACCCTGGGAGACGTCGGCAGGCTGCTGGCGGACGCGATCGAGGAGCTGTGGGCATGAGCGTGCTGATCACCGGCATCGGTGAGCTCACCACCAACACCGACGAGACCGGCGACGCGCTGGTCGTCGACGGCGACCGGATCGCCTGGGTCGGGCCGGCGGCGCAGGCGCCCGCGGCGGACGAGCGGGTCGACGTCGAGGGCCGGGCGGTGCTGCCGGGCTGGGTCGACTCGCACACCCACCTGGTCTTCGCGGGCGACCGCACCGCCGAGTTCGGTGCGCGGATGGCCGGCGAGCCGTACACGGCGGGCGGTATCGCGGTCACGGTCGGTGCGACCCGCGGTGCGTCCGACGAGCAGCTGTCCGAGGTCGTGCGCAAGCACGTCGCGGAGGCGTTGCGGCAGGGCACCACCTCCCTGGAGACCAAGACCGGTTACGGCCTGAACGTGCGGGACGAGGTGCGGTCGGCCCGGATCGCCGGCGAGCACGTCGAGGAGGTCACGTTCCTCGGCGCCCACCTGGTGCCGCCGGGCGAGGACGCCGACACCTACGTCGACCTGGTGCGCGGCGAGATGCTCGACGCGGTGGCACCGCTGGTGCGCTGGGCCGACGTGTTCTGCGAGAAGGGCGCCTTCGACTACGACCAGTCGAAGGCCGTGCTGACCGCGGCCGCTCAGAAGGGGCTGGGCCTGCGCGTGCACGGCAACCAGCTCGGCGAGGGCCCCGGCGTGCGGCTGGCCGTCGAGCTCGGCGCCGCGTCCGTCGACCACTGCACCTACCTGTCGTCGGCCGACGTCGACGCGCTGGCTTCGTCGGACACCGTCGCCACGCTGCTGCCGGCCTGCGATCTCTCCACCCGCCAGTCGCTGCCGCCCGCCCGCGCGCTGCTCGACGCGGGTGCGACGGTCGCGCTGGCCAGCAACTGCAACCCCGGCTCGTCCTACACCTCGTCGATGGCGTTCTGCGTGACCACGGCGGTTCTCCAGATGTTCATGAGCGTCGAGGAGGCCGTCCGGGCGGCGACGCTGGGTGGCGCGCGGGCGCTGCGGCGTGACGACATCGGCGTGATCCGCGTCGGTGCCCGTGCTGACCTGCACGTCCTGGACGCGCCGTCGATCACCCACCTCGCCTACCGGCCGGGCGTGCCGCTCACCCACGGCGTGTGGAAGAGCGGCGACCGGGTGATCTGACACCGGACGATGTAGCGATCTTGTAACCCTCCGTGTGGGCCTACTGGCCCAGGGTGGGACGGCCGTATGGTTTCCGCTCGTGGCGGATTTCGCGGACGCGCTGACCAAGGCGGTCGACGACAGCGGCCTCAGCCTCGAACGGATCCAGCACCACCTGGCCGCGCGTGGCATGCAGGTGAGCGTGTCGACGCTCAGCTACTGGCGGCGCGGGCGCAGCCGGCCGGAACGTGCCGAGTCGCTGAAGGTCGTCACCGCGCTCGAGGAGCTGCTGGGACTCGCGGAGGGGCACCTCACCGACAAGCTCGGCGACAAGCGGCCCCGCGGGCGCTGGCTCGGGCAGGCGATGTCCCTGGAGGACATGTGGGACTCGCGGGCCACCGACCTCGGCGAGGTGATGGCGCGGATCGACCGGCTGCAGCCCACCGCGTCGACGTACCTGAGCGTGCGCGACCGGCAGGTGATCGGGCCGGACCGGCGTGAGGTCGAGATGCACTGCACCGGTCTCATCCAGGCGCTGGAGGACGGGGTCGACCGGTTCCTCGCGATCCAGCTGGCCGACGCCACCGACCTCGGCGTCGCGACGATCGAGGCGGGCCCGCCGTGCCGGCTCGGGCGGGTGCGCAGCGAGGAGTCGACCGGGTTCCTGGTCGCGGAGGTCCTGTTCGACCGGATGCTGCGGGCCGGGGAGACGGCGCTGGTCGACTACACCGTGCGGATGAAGCCGGGGGCCGACAGCGAGGTGTGCGACCGGCGGTTCCTGCGGCCGGTGGGCGACTACGTGCTGCAGATCGACTTCCACCCCGATGCCGTGCCGGCGCGGTGCTACGAGTTCACCAGGCCGTCGCTGCAGGAACCGGAGACCGCGCTCACGGACCTGTGGATCGGGACGACCGCGTCCACGCACATCCACGTGCGGAACTCGAAACCGGGCATATATGGAGTGCGGTGGGAGTGGGACTAGTACCCACTCCCACCGCGGGCGCCCCCGGTGGATCGGTGCTCACGGCCGAGCCGCATTCGGCCGGAGCGTCAAGGGCGCAGGATGGCCGTCGTCGGTGCAGGGAGTGCCGACGACGGCATGCCTCACACCTTCACCAGCAGGTTCGGTGAACCCGTCCTGATGTCGGTGAGCTTGTTCGGCGTGGCCGCGTTCACCAGGGCACGCGCACCTGGGCCGGGGTCGCGCTCGGGTTGGCGCTCAGGTAGAGCGCCGCCGCACCCGCCACGTGCGGCGAGGCCATCGACGTGCCGCCCATCGAGCGCGTGCCGGTGTCGCTGCTGTGCGACGCGGACACGATCTCGCTGCCGGGCGCCCAGATGTCCAGGCATCGGCCGTGGTTCGACGAGCCGGCGCTCCAGATCGAACGCCTGTCGGAGCGGTCGGACGCGCCGACGGTGATCGCCTCCGGCGTGCGGGCCGGGGTGAAGGTGCACGCGTCCTGGCCGCTGTTGCCGCCCGCGAGCACGTAGGTGACGCCGGAGCCGATCGAGCGCCGCACGGCGTTCTCCAGCGAGCTGTTCGTCCCGCTGCCGCCGAGGCTCATGTTCACGACGGCCGGCTTCTTCGCGTTCTGCGTGACCCAGTCGATCGCGCGGATGATGCCGTCCCACGGACCGCTGCCCGCGCAGTCGAGCACGCGCACGCCGACGAGTTTGACCTGCTTCGCCACACCGTAGCTCTTACCGCCGACGGTGCCCGCGACATGTGTTCCGTGGCCGTTGCAATCCTGCGCCACTGAATCGTTGCTGATGAAGTCGTAGCCGTCCGCGGCGCGATTCTCGAAATCGACGTGCGTCTTCCGGATGCCTGTGTCGAGAATGTACGCGGTGACGTTCGACGCGGTGTTCGGGTACGTGTAGCTGCGGTTCAGCGGCAGGCTCGCCTGGTCGATCCGGTCCAGCCCCCACGTCGGGTTGGTCTGGGTGCCCTGGATCGTCGCGAAGGTGTTGCGCTCGACGAAGTCGACGGCCGGGTCGGCAGCCAGCCTGCGGGCCTGCTGCTCGGACATGCCGTTCACCGAGAACCCGTTCAGCGCGGTGCTGAAGGTGTGCCGGACAGAACCGTGGTAACGGGACGCCAGTGCGCTCGCAGGGGTGCGCACACCGTCCTTCAGCACCACGATGTAACTGCCCTCGACCGCCTGCGCACCCGCACCGGGCAGCACGTCCTCCTCGGCGGTGGCGGTGGGCGTCCACATCGCGGTGGCGGCGACGCCGAGTGCGGCGGCAATTGCCACACGACCTCGTCTTGCCATCGGTTCCTCCTGGCAGGGAATGATTTGGGGAACGTGACGAACTTAACCGCACCAACGGGTGAAATGGGAGGTTCGAAAATTCAGTCGGCAATACTGTCAAAACTGTGGCGGGCCTGTTGCGACCTGTGGAGGACCAGGGAACCGGGCACGGACGGTAACGTCCGTCCGTGTCGGATTTCGCAGAGGCGTTGACCATGGCCGTCGAGGCGAGCGGGCTCAGTCTCGAACGGATCCGGCGCCACCTCGAACTGCGCGGTCTGCAGGTGAGCCTGTCGACGCTCAGCTACTGGCGCCGGGGCCGCAGCCGCCCCGAACGACCGGAGTCGCTGCAGGCCGTCGCCGCGCTGGAGGAGGTCCTGCGGCTGGCTCCCGGCGAGCTGATGACCAAGCTCGGCGACAGGCGCCCGCGCGGCCGGTGGCTGGAACGGACCGCCGCGCTGGAGGGCATCTGGCAGGACGCGGCGATCGACCTCGGCCGCACCATCTCGCGGGTCGAGCGGCTGCTGCCCGTGCCCGCGAAGTACCTCACCGTCCGGGACGTGGTGGTGATCGGTCCTGACCGGCGGGAGGTCGAGCTGCGCAGCAGCGCGGTGCTCGAAGCGTTCGAGGACGGTGTCGACCGGATCC from Lentzea guizhouensis harbors:
- the hutU gene encoding urocanate hydratase; this translates as MTTVRADRGTELTAKQWSTEAALRMFHNNLDPDVAERPEDLVVYGGTGKAARDWPSFEAISRELKNLEADETLLVQSGRPVGVMRTHEWAPRVLIANSNLVPDWANWPEFRRLEAEGLTMYGQMTAGSWIYIGTQGILQGTFETFAAVATKRFNGTLRGTLTVTAGLGGMGGAQPLAVTMNEGVALCIEVDPHRAQRRLETRYLDEIADDLDSAVERVLAAKAAGEAVSVGVVGNAAEILPELLRREVPVDIVTDQTSAHDPLAYLPVGVPLDEWQDYAAAKPDEFTDRARESMADHVEAMVGFMDRGAEVFDYGNSIRGEAQLGGYDRAFAFPGFVPAYIRPLFCEGKGPFRWAALSGDPADIAKTDKAILELFPENEQLARWIKMAGERVEFQGLPARICWLGYGERHLAGLKFNEMVANGELSAPIVIGRDHLDCGSVASPYRETESMADGSDAIADWPLLNALVNTASGATWVSIHHGGGVGIGRSIHAGQVTVADGTELAAQKIERVLTNDPGMGVIRHVDAGYDEAKTVAADKGVPIPMLHRPMEG
- a CDS encoding transcriptional regulator translates to MSDFAEALTMAVEASGLSLERIRRHLELRGLQVSLSTLSYWRRGRSRPERPESLQAVAALEEVLRLAPGELMTKLGDRRPRGRWLERTAALEGIWQDAAIDLGRTISRVERLLPVPAKYLTVRDVVVIGPDRREVELRSSAVLEAFEDGVDRILLAKTADDTDHSPGEIIAMKSCRVGRVRTDEENRLLVAEIILDRVLRAGQTALVDLSFVSDPGADSHSADRRFVRPLRHYVLEVEFHPDAVPVRCHGFTCSDPAGPEVDTGDLWVGTTASTHLVVHDAQPGITYGIRWEWE
- a CDS encoding S8 family peptidase, coding for MARRGRVAIAAALGVAATAMWTPTATAEEDVLPGAGAQAVEGSYIVVLKDGVRTPASALASRYHGSVRHTFSTALNGFSVNGMSEQQARRLAADPAVDFVERNTFATIQGTQTNPTWGLDRIDQASLPLNRSYTYPNTASNVTAYILDTGIRKTHVDFENRAADGYDFISNDSVAQDCNGHGTHVAGTVGGKSYGVAKQVKLVGVRVLDCAGSGPWDGIIRAIDWVTQNAKKPAVVNMSLGGSGTNSSLENAVRRSIGSGVTYVLAGGNSGQDACTFTPARTPEAITVGASDRSDRRSIWSAGSSNHGRCLDIWAPGSEIVSASHSSDTGTRSMGGTSMASPHVAGAAALYLSANPSATPAQVRVPW
- a CDS encoding allantoate amidohydrolase yields the protein MLEQISDVGRDAKRGGYSRHGYDKPELELRHWFVEQAVRRGLTVETDRNGNLWAWWGERGDDALVTGSHLDSVPGGGAFDGPLGVTSALEAVDLLRAKGFEPARPFAITVFAEEEGGRFGVACLGSRLLTGAIAPEKALALKDPDGVTLAEAMKAAGYDPALVGRDDRALERIGQFVELHVEQGRGLTVPVGVASSILAHGRWRFTFAGEGNHAGATLVEDRRDPMLPAAQLVLAARRAARGGGRATVGRLVPNPGGTNVIASTVDVWLDARDSDDERTRAMVAEIAEAARQAAEEEGCELRMTEESYGDTVYFDSGLRDDIAGALGGVPALPTGAGHDAGILAAHVPTAMLFVRNPTGVSHAPEEFAEQADVDEGVKALAATIEHLGS
- a CDS encoding IclR family transcriptional regulator; the protein is MGTSSDVPALRRGLAVLRLLAGRPGPVSAASVARELNLPRSTTYHLLSELTEAGFATHFPEEKRYGLGVASFELGSAYLRHDPLERLARPLLRKLADRMEKVAHLGVLHGSEALYLVREQPRQPQSIVSDVGVRLPAHLTASGRAMLAHLPPAQVRAVFPSVAAFVDRTGRGPHNLPALRRLLTVERRQGWAVEDGYVTAGFASVAAPVFDHGERPIAAITLTFRHLCDTPCGQTWPDLAKEVRKAAEDLTLRIGGHVAPNQ
- a CDS encoding SigE family RNA polymerase sigma factor, translated to MTPSFDDFVAEQVTPLLRYATVLTCDPHLAQDVVQEVLLRAQQKWDRIGSVDLPHAYVKRMVTNEYLSWRRRRAAKDVALCTTTLESVTPPVGDTTHHYDEREAMLQRIAKLPRKQRAAVVLRYYENYEDSEIAQMLGCAEGTVRSHISRALATLRLEHTPQPAGVGSRLGEGLS
- the hutI gene encoding imidazolonepropionase, with product MSVLITGIGELTTNTDETGDALVVDGDRIAWVGPAAQAPAADERVDVEGRAVLPGWVDSHTHLVFAGDRTAEFGARMAGEPYTAGGIAVTVGATRGASDEQLSEVVRKHVAEALRQGTTSLETKTGYGLNVRDEVRSARIAGEHVEEVTFLGAHLVPPGEDADTYVDLVRGEMLDAVAPLVRWADVFCEKGAFDYDQSKAVLTAAAQKGLGLRVHGNQLGEGPGVRLAVELGAASVDHCTYLSSADVDALASSDTVATLLPACDLSTRQSLPPARALLDAGATVALASNCNPGSSYTSSMAFCVTTAVLQMFMSVEEAVRAATLGGARALRRDDIGVIRVGARADLHVLDAPSITHLAYRPGVPLTHGVWKSGDRVI